The proteins below come from a single Roseiflexus sp. RS-1 genomic window:
- a CDS encoding S1C family serine protease, which produces MTSMTQVFYRAPDIVAGFADRAERARRSVVHLHGAGRGVGTGVVWQSGGVVLTNDHVVAGTGGRLRMQTLDGRDLPVRVAARNPDLDLALLHTSADDLPPASVGDSSRLRVGELVFAIGHPWGQPWVVTAGIVSGLGEAETRNGQRVAFIRSDVRLAPGNSGGPLLDARGRVIGINAMVFGGDLAVAIASHVVERWLNDSQGRRARLGVGVQSLPLPEGVLNGRSRGLLVVSLEPGSPAEQAGILVGDLLLHADTVSLEQPEDLHRALQHTDGTLRLRLLRAGDIRVIDVTPGAGS; this is translated from the coding sequence ATGACTTCCATGACTCAGGTGTTCTATCGTGCACCGGATATTGTTGCCGGTTTCGCTGATCGTGCCGAACGCGCGCGGCGGAGCGTCGTGCATCTGCACGGAGCAGGCAGAGGCGTTGGTACCGGCGTGGTCTGGCAATCTGGCGGCGTTGTTCTGACCAACGACCACGTCGTTGCTGGTACGGGCGGCAGGTTGCGCATGCAAACGCTCGATGGGCGCGATCTGCCGGTGAGGGTTGCAGCGCGTAACCCGGACCTCGACCTGGCGCTGCTCCACACGTCGGCAGACGACCTTCCACCGGCATCGGTTGGCGATTCGTCGCGTTTGCGGGTTGGTGAACTGGTCTTTGCGATTGGTCATCCGTGGGGACAGCCATGGGTGGTGACTGCCGGTATCGTCAGTGGGCTGGGGGAGGCGGAGACGCGCAACGGACAGCGTGTCGCGTTCATCCGTTCCGATGTACGGCTCGCGCCCGGCAACTCGGGCGGACCGCTGCTCGACGCACGCGGCAGGGTGATCGGGATCAACGCAATGGTGTTTGGCGGCGATCTGGCGGTTGCCATCGCCAGTCACGTCGTCGAACGGTGGTTGAACGATAGCCAGGGGCGACGCGCACGTCTTGGCGTCGGTGTGCAATCACTGCCATTACCGGAAGGCGTGCTGAACGGACGATCGAGAGGCTTGCTGGTAGTCAGTCTCGAGCCAGGCAGTCCGGCGGAGCAGGCGGGGATTCTGGTGGGCGACCTGCTGCTCCATGCCGATACGGTATCATTGGAGCAGCCGGAGGACCTGCACAGAGCGCTTCAGCACACGGATGGAACGCTCCGTCTCCGGTTGCTGCGCGCTGGCGACATTCGCGTGATCGATGTGACGCCCGGCGCGGGATCATAG
- a CDS encoding S1C family serine protease, whose product MTASSGADPISALSHQMADAVERIRRSLVMVNGRQRQPASGIIIAADQVLTADHVLERDDDLTIQTDDGRTLAARLVGRDQTSDLALLRVDALVGEIAAQALDPARVGQFVLAVGRPSPGGPMASLGIVSAVGGPLRTRRGMVEQVIQTDATPYPGFSGGALIDATGAVLGLFTTGLIGGVALALPAPLAWRIAHTLASQGHVRRGFLGISSQPVTIPAGQRAGRNQERGLLIVRVEPDSPASRAGLLIGDILVGIDGVVLNDTDDLQAVLSGDRVGATVPAEIIRGGALMTLTVTIGQRKGS is encoded by the coding sequence ATGACTGCATCATCCGGCGCCGATCCAATCAGCGCACTTTCACACCAGATGGCGGACGCCGTCGAACGTATCCGTCGCTCGCTGGTGATGGTGAACGGCAGACAACGCCAGCCTGCCAGCGGTATCATTATTGCCGCCGACCAGGTTCTGACGGCGGACCACGTCCTGGAGCGCGACGATGACCTGACGATCCAGACCGATGATGGACGCACCCTGGCGGCGCGCCTGGTCGGTCGCGACCAGACCAGCGACCTGGCGCTGTTGCGGGTCGATGCACTGGTCGGCGAGATCGCAGCGCAGGCGCTCGATCCGGCGCGCGTCGGTCAGTTCGTGCTCGCCGTCGGGCGCCCCTCTCCGGGCGGACCAATGGCGAGCCTGGGCATTGTCAGCGCGGTCGGCGGTCCATTACGCACCCGACGAGGCATGGTCGAGCAGGTGATCCAGACCGATGCCACACCATACCCCGGTTTTTCGGGCGGCGCCCTGATCGATGCGACCGGGGCGGTGCTGGGGCTGTTCACAACCGGGCTGATCGGCGGCGTGGCGCTGGCGCTCCCCGCGCCGCTCGCCTGGCGCATCGCCCACACCCTGGCGAGTCAGGGGCATGTTCGCCGTGGCTTTCTCGGCATCAGCAGCCAACCGGTTACGATTCCGGCGGGGCAGCGCGCCGGGCGCAACCAGGAACGCGGGCTGCTGATCGTGCGCGTCGAGCCGGACAGCCCGGCGAGTCGGGCTGGACTGCTCATCGGCGACATTCTGGTTGGGATCGATGGCGTGGTTCTGAACGATACCGACGATTTGCAGGCAGTTTTGAGCGGCGATCGCGTCGGCGCGACTGTCCCGGCGGAGATTATTCGCGGCGGAGCGCTGATGACGCTGACGGTGACCATCGGACAACGCAAAGGGTCGTAG